The following proteins come from a genomic window of Micromonospora echinofusca:
- a CDS encoding phosphotransferase family protein, translating to MQADAAIDILTSVVPQAAPLGATPVTKGIFSAGWRVHTTDGDYLVKINEDSRAADDFLGARRATRTALAHGVPVPRLLGSGSDGDGHAFLVQEWIDGTDAEDHFAARDGRERRRVLERLGAVLARLHDIPYTVEGPTSIHDTVAVKIRRYAARAARLEIFTPSDLDRLVAKLLELVTEVLPSMSPRLTHLDVHLPNVLVDRSGDVWLLDMDFARPGDPVEDFVKLDWWCFADDTERAAFHTAYAAHRTHPTPPRDVEAGLHLHKIITALSYVALFAEKEPQAVAEWKQRLSDERRSAAWLLGEAVT from the coding sequence CGGCCATCGACATCCTGACCTCGGTGGTGCCGCAGGCGGCCCCGCTGGGGGCGACACCGGTCACGAAGGGCATCTTCAGCGCCGGATGGCGGGTACACACCACCGACGGCGACTACCTGGTCAAGATCAACGAAGACTCCCGGGCAGCGGACGACTTCCTGGGAGCCCGCAGGGCCACCAGGACCGCGCTGGCGCACGGCGTGCCGGTGCCGCGCCTGCTGGGTTCGGGATCGGACGGCGACGGGCACGCCTTCCTCGTCCAGGAGTGGATCGACGGCACTGATGCCGAGGACCACTTCGCCGCCCGGGACGGGCGGGAGCGGCGGCGGGTGCTCGAACGGCTGGGCGCGGTGCTGGCCCGGCTGCACGACATCCCCTACACCGTGGAGGGGCCGACCAGCATCCACGACACGGTCGCAGTCAAGATCCGCCGCTACGCCGCCCGGGCAGCCAGGTTGGAGATATTTACCCCCAGCGATCTTGATCGGCTCGTCGCCAAACTGCTGGAACTGGTCACCGAGGTGCTGCCGTCGATGTCTCCGCGGCTGACCCACCTCGATGTGCACCTACCCAACGTGCTGGTCGACAGATCCGGCGACGTATGGCTGCTGGACATGGACTTCGCCCGGCCCGGTGACCCGGTGGAGGACTTCGTGAAGCTCGACTGGTGGTGCTTCGCGGACGACACCGAACGGGCAGCGTTCCACACCGCCTATGCGGCGCACCGGACCCACCCGACCCCGCCACGTGACGTCGAAGCCGGGCTGCACCTGCACAAAATCATCACGGCTCTTTCCTACGTCGCCCTCTTCGCCGAGAAGGAGCCGCAGGCAGTGGCCGAATGGAAGCAGCGCCTCAGCGACGAGCGCCGGTCGGCGGCCTGGCTACTCGGAGAGGCAGTGACATGA
- the glf gene encoding UDP-galactopyranose mutase — MTFEGYDLVVVGSGLFGLTIAERTAAELDKRVLVLERRDHHGGNAYSEVDPDTGIEVHRYGPHIFHTSNERIWAYVNRFTEFTGYRHKAFTLYQGQVYPLPVNLATICQFFGRYLTPDEARALIAEQAAEIGQLPPDPSHEEKGISLVGRPLYDAFFRGYTAKQWQTDPKELPGSVIARLPVRFDFNNRYFNDTYEGLPVDGYTAWLSRMAADPRIDLRLNTDFFELADAIPDGTPVVYTGPLDRYFRYSGGRLGWRTLDFEREVAPVRDYQGTTTINYAEESVPFTRNVEYRHMHPERSYRGDRTVLVREYSRSAGDQDEPYYPINTAGDRDALRTYRMLARQETAERNVLFGGRLGTYQYLDMHMAIGSALAMFENRIVPYFRDRRPLGSTGPTTDDKE, encoded by the coding sequence ATGACATTCGAAGGCTACGACCTGGTGGTCGTCGGATCCGGCCTGTTCGGATTGACGATCGCCGAGCGGACCGCCGCCGAGTTGGACAAGCGGGTGCTGGTCCTGGAACGGCGCGACCATCACGGTGGCAACGCCTACTCGGAGGTCGACCCGGACACCGGAATCGAGGTGCACAGATATGGCCCCCATATCTTCCACACCTCGAACGAGCGAATCTGGGCCTACGTCAACCGTTTCACCGAGTTCACCGGATACCGGCACAAGGCTTTCACCCTCTATCAGGGGCAGGTGTATCCCCTGCCGGTCAACCTCGCGACGATCTGCCAATTCTTCGGCCGCTACCTCACCCCGGACGAGGCACGGGCACTGATTGCCGAACAGGCGGCCGAGATCGGTCAACTCCCCCCTGATCCGAGCCACGAGGAAAAGGGCATCTCACTGGTGGGAAGGCCTCTCTACGACGCGTTCTTCCGGGGATACACGGCCAAGCAGTGGCAGACAGACCCGAAGGAACTTCCCGGGTCTGTCATCGCCCGGCTGCCGGTGCGGTTCGACTTCAACAACCGGTACTTCAACGACACGTACGAAGGCCTTCCGGTCGACGGGTACACCGCCTGGCTGTCGCGGATGGCGGCCGACCCGCGCATCGACCTGCGCCTGAACACGGACTTCTTCGAGCTGGCCGACGCCATTCCGGACGGGACGCCGGTCGTCTACACCGGTCCGCTGGACCGCTACTTCCGCTACAGCGGGGGTCGGCTCGGCTGGCGCACGCTCGACTTCGAGCGGGAAGTGGCGCCGGTCCGCGACTACCAGGGGACCACGACGATCAACTACGCCGAGGAGTCGGTGCCGTTCACCCGGAACGTGGAGTACCGCCACATGCACCCGGAACGGTCGTACCGCGGCGACCGTACGGTGCTGGTCCGCGAGTACTCGCGCTCCGCCGGCGACCAGGACGAGCCGTACTACCCGATCAACACGGCCGGGGACCGGGATGCGCTGCGGACGTACCGGATGTTGGCCCGGCAGGAGACCGCCGAGCGCAACGTGCTCTTCGGCGGACGGCTCGGCACCTACCAGTACCTGGACATGCACATGGCGATCGGTTCCGCGCTGGCGATGTTCGAGAACCGGATCGTGCCCTACTTCCGCGATCGGCGCCCGCTCGGGTCCACCGGTCCGACCACCGACGACAAAGAGTAG
- a CDS encoding nucleotidyltransferase domain-containing protein produces MAELSAESELLLLLSRQQVTDTQMARVRTIISQDEPRLDWGQFAVQAARHRVAPLVGWHLWRLLTTERVAGLDSPVVLLMYSAYRDTQRANELMLAEVQAISDAAADQGITVLMRKGGHLAFAVYQEPGTRPMGDLDVLVTREEAPTLVKALEGLGYVEGNPTRVDIVPLSKRERAFWRLYGSDLPKMNKFGEFHRPIVSIDINVSLALPGKGYDVPVGAVLAHAGRHRYGDASFLVPSPEDAVIDLAAHIYKTSTTLRFMNRGKHRQLLKYVDIAEVVRRAGPDLLWDLLLERVDEYAVAGPVFYGLAHLRMLFPDAVPADALTALRQRCPEPERLLNEYGQWDLPEPRAWQQDFLTRFFDPDADRDLPASKSLV; encoded by the coding sequence ATGGCCGAGTTGTCAGCCGAATCGGAGTTGTTGCTCCTGCTCAGCAGGCAGCAGGTGACGGACACGCAGATGGCTCGTGTGCGCACGATCATCAGTCAGGACGAGCCGCGCCTGGACTGGGGGCAATTCGCCGTCCAGGCCGCCAGGCACCGCGTCGCCCCCCTCGTGGGCTGGCATCTCTGGCGCCTGTTGACTACCGAGAGGGTCGCGGGCCTCGATTCTCCCGTCGTGCTGCTCATGTACTCCGCCTACCGGGACACGCAACGTGCCAACGAGCTCATGCTGGCTGAGGTCCAGGCGATCAGCGACGCCGCGGCGGACCAGGGCATCACGGTGCTCATGCGCAAGGGCGGCCATCTGGCCTTCGCGGTCTACCAGGAGCCCGGGACGCGACCGATGGGTGACCTGGACGTCCTCGTCACCAGGGAGGAGGCGCCCACCCTGGTCAAGGCGCTCGAGGGACTCGGTTATGTGGAAGGCAACCCGACGCGCGTCGACATCGTCCCGCTGAGCAAGCGGGAACGGGCCTTCTGGCGCCTGTACGGCAGCGACCTGCCCAAGATGAACAAGTTCGGCGAGTTCCACCGGCCGATCGTCAGCATCGACATCAACGTCTCGTTGGCGCTGCCCGGCAAGGGTTACGACGTTCCGGTCGGTGCCGTCCTGGCGCACGCCGGCCGCCACCGGTACGGGGACGCCTCGTTCCTCGTGCCGTCCCCCGAGGACGCGGTCATCGACCTCGCCGCCCACATCTACAAGACCTCGACGACCCTCAGGTTCATGAACCGCGGCAAGCACCGGCAGCTGCTCAAGTACGTCGACATCGCCGAGGTCGTGCGCCGTGCCGGCCCGGACCTCTTGTGGGACCTGTTGCTCGAGCGGGTGGACGAGTACGCGGTGGCCGGCCCCGTCTTCTACGGGCTCGCGCACCTGCGGATGCTCTTCCCGGACGCCGTCCCCGCGGACGCCCTGACCGCGCTGCGGCAACGGTGCCCGGAGCCGGAGCGCCTGCTCAACGAGTACGGCCAGTGGGACCTGCCGGAGCCGCGCGCCTGGCAGCAGGACTTCCTCACCCGGTTCTTCGACCCGGACGCCGACCGCGACCTGCCCGCCTCGAAGTCACTCGTGTGA
- a CDS encoding aldo/keto reductase: MEFHQLGRSGLRVSTVTLGTFNFGGPTDEAAAEEIIHTALDAGVNLVDTANAYQDGRSEQILGKAIRHRRDDVLIATKCYNEVGPGPNDWGNSAYAIKRECERSLRRLGVDHIDIFHLHRHDLRTPVEETLGALADLVRDGKVRYIGTSTMPSPEEMAEQAGLGVVPTWRLVEMAVLARGSLGIPGPVAEQSPYNLLEREVERDILPICREYGVGFVAYSPLAMGYLSERFLGEPPAAARFTEWWSPSGAIWEPVQRALAALLDLAAEHGQSLPEFAHSWLAGSGDVTSTIIGPRTLEQLTLALKATGTVVDAQARQAVDAIVPPGSSLWFRTIEQGHRGKRDSEEC, encoded by the coding sequence ATGGAGTTCCATCAACTGGGCCGCAGCGGCTTGCGTGTTTCCACGGTCACTCTGGGTACCTTCAACTTCGGCGGCCCGACCGACGAGGCCGCGGCCGAGGAGATCATCCACACGGCGCTCGACGCCGGCGTCAACCTCGTCGACACCGCCAACGCCTACCAGGACGGCCGCAGCGAACAGATCCTCGGCAAGGCCATCCGTCACCGCCGCGACGACGTCCTGATCGCCACCAAGTGCTACAACGAGGTCGGACCGGGTCCCAACGACTGGGGCAACTCCGCGTACGCCATCAAGCGTGAGTGCGAGCGGTCCCTGCGCCGCCTGGGCGTCGACCACATCGACATCTTCCACCTGCACCGGCACGACCTACGGACGCCCGTCGAGGAGACCCTCGGGGCCTTGGCGGACCTCGTGCGGGACGGAAAGGTCCGTTACATCGGCACATCCACGATGCCGAGCCCGGAGGAGATGGCCGAGCAGGCCGGCCTCGGCGTGGTGCCGACCTGGCGTCTGGTCGAGATGGCCGTGCTGGCACGAGGCTCGCTCGGCATTCCCGGCCCGGTCGCCGAGCAGTCGCCCTACAACCTGCTCGAACGCGAGGTCGAACGGGACATCCTTCCCATCTGCCGCGAGTACGGTGTCGGCTTTGTCGCCTACAGCCCGCTGGCGATGGGCTACCTCAGTGAACGGTTCCTCGGGGAGCCGCCCGCCGCCGCCCGCTTCACCGAATGGTGGTCACCGAGCGGCGCGATCTGGGAGCCGGTGCAGCGTGCCCTGGCCGCGCTGCTGGATCTCGCAGCCGAGCACGGCCAGTCGCTGCCCGAGTTCGCTCACTCGTGGCTGGCCGGCAGCGGTGACGTGACCAGCACCATCATCGGTCCCCGGACCCTCGAGCAACTCACGCTCGCGCTCAAGGCGACAGGGACCGTCGTCGACGCACAGGCCCGTCAGGCGGTCGATGCGATCGTCCCCCCCGGCAGCAGCCTGTGGTTCCGGACCATCGAGCAGGGCCATCGCGGCAAACGTGACAGCGAGGAATGTTGA
- a CDS encoding NAD(P)-dependent oxidoreductase: MNDLTSRRPVVLLTDDGLLSEFWAFLRERLEQRLSPTCEIRYIDVRESDLAAVDWADIDAVALFGGDLTQDMIAAATRLKVVASETDTCGIEAMDALWDAGIPFVEGTPGWGQSVAECGLSLILCGLRRIPQWHHQVITGFRPWDYPYVQFCDDPRFANGTVAGKTVGIIGVGEIGGRIATWCATLGATVLAYDPFRSPQRFAEVSAEPVDLDRLVRDCEILVVAAPDTPSVTGVVDRDHVFALRQGALVVTITRAAAIDAAALRERVLADELAWAADVYDVEPLPEGDPLIGRHNVVHLPHIAGRTKDANIAVADIVADDILRVLAGEQPQHPLTPQRLHVRLGRTPAARHGKDGTGG, encoded by the coding sequence ATGAACGACCTCACCTCCCGCCGACCCGTCGTGCTGCTGACCGACGACGGTCTGCTCTCGGAATTCTGGGCGTTCCTGCGCGAGCGGCTGGAACAACGCCTGTCCCCGACCTGCGAGATTCGCTACATCGACGTACGCGAAAGCGATCTGGCTGCCGTCGACTGGGCCGACATCGACGCGGTTGCCCTGTTCGGGGGCGACCTCACCCAGGACATGATCGCCGCCGCGACTCGACTGAAGGTGGTGGCCAGCGAGACCGACACCTGCGGAATCGAGGCCATGGACGCGTTGTGGGACGCGGGCATCCCGTTCGTCGAGGGAACTCCCGGCTGGGGTCAGTCGGTCGCCGAATGTGGGCTGAGCCTGATCCTGTGCGGGTTGCGTCGCATTCCGCAGTGGCACCACCAGGTCATCACCGGCTTCCGCCCCTGGGACTACCCGTACGTGCAGTTCTGCGACGATCCGCGCTTCGCCAACGGCACCGTGGCGGGCAAGACCGTCGGCATCATCGGGGTCGGCGAGATCGGCGGTCGCATCGCCACCTGGTGCGCCACCCTCGGCGCGACCGTGCTGGCGTACGACCCGTTCCGCTCCCCGCAGCGCTTCGCCGAGGTCTCAGCGGAGCCGGTGGACCTCGACCGGCTGGTGCGGGACTGCGAGATCCTCGTCGTCGCGGCACCGGACACCCCCAGCGTCACCGGCGTGGTCGACCGCGACCACGTCTTCGCCCTGCGGCAGGGCGCTCTCGTCGTGACCATCACCCGAGCGGCCGCGATCGATGCCGCAGCACTGCGGGAGCGGGTACTCGCCGACGAACTGGCCTGGGCTGCGGACGTGTACGACGTCGAACCACTGCCGGAGGGCGACCCCTTGATCGGCAGACACAACGTGGTCCACCTGCCGCACATCGCCGGGCGAACCAAGGACGCCAACATCGCGGTCGCCGACATCGTCGCCGACGACATCCTGCGCGTACTGGCGGGAGAACAGCCGCAGCACCCGCTGACACCCCAGCGGCTGCACGTACGGCTCGGACGAACGCCGGCCGCCCGGCACGGCAAGGACGGTACCGGTGGGTGA
- a CDS encoding pyridoxal-dependent decarboxylase: MGDLENGWTISDAFPAAGLSPSELTAGLDRAYAETTGWDDPTVTRLGFAMSAPHQVALSAWTRFLALNSNNVGVHTPFGAGRAGTRRLEREALLGLAGLLHADSADGYITSGATEAVLQGLRIGRNAVRADAASRVTLITSEFAHHSVTKAAEVLSLDLRTIAPGPSWVIEPEQLAQAVEAAVAAGATGIIVALTAGYYNSGLCDPVDQLAALLRRRAFQLADQVRFFCYVDAAHGGFIFPFSDPAMAFDFRNVGVHAMALDPHKSGLLPYSCGVLLMRKGLLGHVAEASPVTGIVDSTLTGSRPGAAAAALWATVFGLGRSGFTAAIQECLRRRDLIADAIRAADPEAEIRPAPASPVVVAGFSTPDGLLPKEFTERYRLLPVSAPAPEGGRRNYHHFYAGHSLTDEQIARFATGLSQAVTQARAERAKRGRVKADAGVPEQLRDIAADTDCFRHYIVHPPGRRDPDVPGYSFHTFLHRAATGEPLQVREWGETATGRQAHVYAPDLADPFGNELFGVRTADYYVEVLDRPQQKLSLVGGVHFCVGTGEPGERVLMNLENSGEFRSLEYKFGDGEFTDEIQCFRDRIVVKLGKSARGFRRRAHSNDYSFSIDTSFECTIELADDDRPARLDVLRVSGDPLLPRRTHLLRQEYQRFPNRFFDIECTVVVGARSEDAWRLSDLVAASATDALVARSGLVGRCVPDVSGSAGELVVTTASLPAGRRTRMAVDTGVGRRMARLLPVFDVSEPERLRVDDVVAVADHGADLIRAHAAVRSTDGGTETVLATAVGVAS, from the coding sequence GTGGGTGACCTGGAGAACGGCTGGACGATCAGCGATGCGTTCCCGGCCGCCGGGCTGAGCCCGAGCGAGCTGACAGCCGGCCTCGACCGCGCGTACGCGGAGACGACCGGTTGGGACGATCCCACGGTGACCCGGCTCGGCTTCGCCATGTCGGCCCCCCACCAGGTGGCCCTCTCCGCCTGGACCCGGTTCCTGGCGCTCAACAGCAACAACGTCGGAGTACACACCCCCTTCGGCGCGGGGCGCGCCGGCACCCGACGGCTCGAACGTGAAGCTCTGCTGGGGCTCGCCGGCCTGCTGCACGCCGACTCGGCTGACGGCTACATCACCTCGGGCGCGACCGAGGCCGTGCTGCAGGGACTGCGGATCGGGCGCAATGCCGTCCGGGCCGACGCGGCGTCGCGGGTCACCCTCATCACCAGCGAATTCGCCCACCATTCCGTGACCAAGGCCGCCGAGGTCCTCAGCCTCGACCTGCGCACGATCGCACCCGGCCCGAGCTGGGTCATCGAGCCGGAGCAACTGGCGCAGGCCGTCGAGGCAGCGGTCGCCGCCGGCGCGACCGGCATCATCGTGGCGCTGACGGCCGGCTACTACAACAGCGGCCTGTGCGACCCGGTCGACCAGCTGGCCGCGCTGCTGCGGCGCCGGGCGTTTCAGCTCGCCGATCAGGTGCGGTTCTTCTGCTACGTCGACGCGGCACACGGCGGCTTCATCTTCCCGTTCAGCGACCCCGCGATGGCCTTCGACTTCCGGAACGTCGGCGTGCACGCGATGGCCCTGGACCCGCACAAGTCGGGGCTGCTGCCGTACTCGTGCGGGGTTCTGCTCATGCGCAAGGGCCTGCTGGGACATGTCGCCGAGGCGAGCCCGGTCACCGGGATCGTCGACTCGACCCTGACCGGGTCCCGCCCCGGCGCCGCGGCCGCCGCCCTGTGGGCCACCGTCTTCGGCCTCGGCCGTTCCGGTTTCACCGCAGCGATCCAGGAGTGCCTGCGTCGCCGGGACCTGATCGCCGACGCGATCCGTGCCGCCGACCCGGAGGCGGAGATTCGACCGGCACCCGCCTCACCTGTCGTCGTGGCCGGTTTCTCCACACCGGACGGGCTGCTGCCGAAGGAGTTCACCGAGCGCTACCGGCTCCTCCCGGTCAGCGCGCCCGCGCCGGAGGGCGGACGCCGCAACTACCACCACTTCTACGCCGGACACAGCCTCACCGACGAGCAGATCGCCCGTTTCGCCACCGGGTTGTCCCAGGCCGTCACGCAAGCCAGGGCCGAACGCGCCAAGCGCGGGCGCGTGAAGGCCGACGCTGGTGTGCCGGAGCAGTTGCGTGACATCGCCGCCGACACCGACTGCTTCCGGCACTACATCGTGCACCCGCCGGGCCGCCGCGATCCGGACGTGCCCGGGTATTCCTTCCACACCTTCCTGCACCGCGCCGCCACCGGCGAACCCCTGCAGGTGCGGGAATGGGGCGAGACCGCGACGGGTCGCCAGGCGCACGTCTACGCCCCGGATCTCGCCGACCCGTTCGGGAACGAACTGTTCGGCGTGCGGACCGCCGATTACTACGTCGAAGTGCTCGACCGGCCGCAGCAGAAGCTGTCCCTGGTCGGGGGCGTGCATTTCTGCGTCGGCACCGGTGAGCCCGGCGAGCGGGTGCTGATGAACCTGGAGAACAGCGGCGAGTTCCGGTCGCTGGAGTACAAGTTCGGCGATGGCGAGTTCACCGACGAGATCCAGTGTTTTCGGGACCGCATCGTGGTGAAGCTCGGAAAGAGCGCGCGTGGCTTCCGGCGGCGCGCCCACAGCAACGACTACTCGTTCTCCATCGACACGTCGTTCGAGTGCACCATCGAACTCGCCGACGACGACCGCCCGGCCCGGTTGGACGTGCTCCGGGTCAGCGGCGACCCGCTGCTGCCCCGGCGGACACACCTGCTACGGCAGGAGTACCAGCGGTTCCCGAACCGCTTCTTCGACATCGAGTGCACGGTCGTGGTGGGCGCCCGGTCGGAGGACGCCTGGCGGTTGTCCGACCTGGTCGCCGCGTCGGCGACGGACGCGCTGGTCGCCCGGTCGGGCCTGGTCGGCCGGTGCGTACCCGACGTATCCGGAAGCGCCGGCGAGCTTGTCGTGACCACCGCGTCGCTGCCTGCCGGGCGGCGCACCCGGATGGCGGTCGACACCGGCGTGGGCCGGCGCATGGCCCGCCTCCTGCCCGTCTTCGACGTCTCCGAACCGGAACGGCTGCGGGTCGACGACGTCGTCGCCGTCGCCGATCACGGCGCCGACCTGATCCGGGCGCACGCGGCGGTACGGAGCACGGACGGCGGAACGGAGACGGTCCTGGCCACCGCGGTCGGGGTCGCATCATGA
- a CDS encoding monodechloroaminopyrrolnitrin synthase PrnB family protein: MTTSFIGADQNADDLAVAAMDPLRADDVLAELPAANERADTAWMADALADLGAGFDTADVYTARAALRDLGFLAASLIRHDPDADLNGIEPTLLRLAAVADEVPRDTVYSYTTRNPVGPRRRGFLLSDEEHVFIDSVVAATQALNLAVDDLAACRDSADLDEDMLLAALGQVHDGVEVLRKNLRTVQRTITPDYFSNRLRPYFPSMSLGGRAYMGPGGAQMPLLVLDVLLLAPSEPGQLGAWHDGYLGENVLYLPPTHRAVCDDTLLAYRSGNSPLLRCLLESPRVRAEYAALLKRILRFRYPHRQVARANMAIRAEGSLGSGGYTVEALDHLIEITTSKAAVTLPLPRQRRGSADDRDR, encoded by the coding sequence ATGACCACTTCCTTCATCGGCGCCGACCAGAACGCCGACGACCTCGCCGTGGCCGCGATGGACCCCCTCCGCGCCGACGACGTCCTCGCCGAGCTGCCGGCCGCCAACGAGCGCGCCGACACGGCGTGGATGGCCGACGCGCTGGCCGACCTCGGCGCCGGCTTCGATACGGCTGACGTCTACACGGCCCGAGCCGCCCTGCGTGACCTGGGCTTCCTCGCTGCTTCACTCATCAGGCACGATCCGGACGCCGACCTGAACGGCATCGAGCCCACACTCCTACGCCTGGCCGCCGTCGCCGACGAGGTCCCCCGCGACACCGTGTACAGCTACACCACGCGCAACCCGGTCGGCCCCCGCCGCCGCGGCTTCCTGCTCAGCGACGAAGAGCACGTGTTCATCGACTCGGTCGTCGCCGCGACCCAGGCACTGAATCTGGCCGTCGACGACCTGGCCGCCTGCCGCGACAGCGCCGACCTCGACGAGGACATGCTCCTCGCCGCACTCGGCCAGGTGCACGACGGGGTCGAGGTCCTGCGGAAGAACCTGCGTACGGTCCAGCGGACGATCACCCCCGACTACTTCTCGAACCGGCTACGGCCCTACTTCCCGTCGATGAGCCTCGGCGGGCGGGCCTACATGGGTCCCGGCGGCGCCCAGATGCCACTGCTCGTCCTCGACGTACTTCTGCTCGCGCCCAGCGAACCGGGCCAGCTCGGCGCGTGGCACGACGGCTATCTCGGAGAGAATGTGCTCTACCTGCCGCCCACCCACCGAGCGGTGTGTGACGACACGCTCCTGGCGTACCGCAGCGGCAACTCACCTCTGCTGCGCTGCCTGCTCGAGTCGCCCCGGGTGCGTGCGGAGTATGCCGCGCTGCTCAAGCGCATCCTGCGCTTCCGCTACCCCCACCGCCAGGTGGCCCGGGCCAACATGGCGATCCGGGCCGAAGGCTCGCTGGGCAGCGGCGGCTACACCGTCGAGGCCCTCGACCACCTCATCGAGATCACCACCTCCAAGGCCGCGGTGACGCTGCCGTTGCCCCGACAGCGGAGAGGAAGCGCCGATGACCGCGACCGGTAG
- a CDS encoding GHMP family kinase ATP-binding protein gives MTATGSVAGFAPVRVGSVRGAVPSVPPAAGIEGRVRLRYPNRLNAMALDPSKVLPGAGSYPAGELVFVTDLFTSVEVEVTASGDGVEVTADSARPVLGRHAALLMRQVLGLTGEMRITIRSHPLPPHVGLGSSSAVLAAVAAAINELCGRPLDHRTLMRLLVDNHGEEIDGNDDEIMPVQCIGGSAAAGLVPGAIQVVSGNAVALLAAPAPAGHTIVLAVPPDLRSWDASESLRAEAENFDGFLETGRRYAPQIAYRLLHECWPDLVTGTPSTLGQLVFDYRFEMGSIRNCAFSHPRLLQYAAQVRQLFESGQAAVLSLSSVGPLFFALTEQPDAVAAGFEAAGLTTFRAMPWDQGYLIDECTVKRDARNG, from the coding sequence ATGACCGCGACCGGTAGTGTGGCGGGCTTCGCCCCCGTACGGGTGGGTTCGGTGCGCGGCGCAGTCCCGTCCGTGCCACCCGCCGCCGGAATCGAGGGCCGGGTGCGCCTGCGCTACCCGAACCGGCTCAACGCGATGGCACTGGACCCGAGCAAGGTGCTGCCCGGCGCGGGCTCCTACCCTGCCGGTGAGCTGGTCTTCGTCACGGACCTCTTCACGAGCGTCGAGGTCGAGGTCACGGCGTCCGGCGACGGTGTCGAGGTCACCGCCGACAGTGCCCGGCCAGTCCTGGGGCGCCACGCCGCACTGCTGATGCGCCAGGTCCTGGGCCTCACCGGCGAGATGCGGATCACGATCCGCTCGCACCCGCTGCCTCCGCACGTCGGTCTCGGTAGCAGTAGCGCCGTCCTCGCGGCCGTGGCCGCGGCGATCAACGAACTGTGCGGTCGGCCGCTGGACCACCGGACGCTGATGCGGCTGCTGGTCGACAACCACGGCGAGGAGATCGACGGCAACGACGACGAGATCATGCCGGTCCAGTGCATCGGCGGCTCGGCCGCCGCCGGTCTGGTACCCGGCGCGATCCAGGTGGTCTCCGGAAACGCGGTCGCGCTGCTGGCCGCCCCCGCGCCGGCCGGGCACACGATCGTGCTCGCCGTACCACCGGACCTGCGCAGCTGGGACGCCTCGGAGAGCCTTCGCGCCGAGGCGGAGAACTTCGACGGGTTCCTGGAGACCGGCCGTCGATACGCGCCGCAGATCGCCTACCGGCTGCTGCACGAGTGCTGGCCCGACCTGGTCACCGGCACTCCGAGCACCCTTGGACAGCTCGTCTTCGACTACCGGTTCGAGATGGGCAGCATCCGCAACTGCGCCTTCTCACACCCCCGCCTGCTGCAGTACGCGGCGCAGGTACGGCAGCTGTTCGAGTCGGGACAGGCAGCGGTGCTCAGTCTCTCCTCGGTCGGACCGCTCTTCTTCGCTCTCACCGAGCAGCCCGACGCCGTCGCGGCTGGCTTCGAGGCCGCGGGCCTCACCACGTTCCGCGCGATGCCGTGGGACCAGGGCTACCTGATCGACGAGTGCACGGTGAAGCGCGATGCGCGCAACGGGTGA
- a CDS encoding class I SAM-dependent methyltransferase, with protein MRATGDYWNRPDVVTTFATASPPGYLADIVPQGGPGAVALDVGCGGGRNLPLLAERGYRVVGLDLHAEMVLRARGIAPGVAFCRADVVALPVATARAAVVVCHGVLHNLPRPEQVCAAIGELSRVVATAGVVSLNLFSAAHLDHRLTRLADDRHRLPNGQVMTLLPPERIAALCRTAGFEFVDGPFEYLHDADPGQRSVWRAVLRPTGTR; from the coding sequence ATGCGCGCAACGGGTGACTACTGGAATCGGCCGGACGTGGTGACGACGTTCGCCACGGCGTCGCCGCCGGGATACCTGGCCGACATCGTGCCGCAGGGCGGCCCCGGCGCGGTGGCCCTCGACGTCGGCTGCGGTGGTGGGCGGAACCTGCCGCTGCTGGCCGAACGAGGCTACCGGGTCGTCGGACTCGACCTGCACGCCGAGATGGTGCTGCGCGCACGAGGCATCGCCCCCGGTGTGGCCTTCTGTCGGGCGGACGTCGTCGCGCTGCCGGTGGCCACCGCGCGGGCCGCAGTCGTGGTGTGTCACGGGGTCCTGCACAACCTGCCCCGGCCGGAACAGGTCTGCGCCGCCATCGGCGAGCTGAGCCGGGTCGTCGCCACCGCCGGCGTCGTGTCGCTGAACCTGTTCAGCGCAGCGCATCTGGACCACCGGCTGACCCGGCTCGCCGACGACCGCCACCGGCTCCCCAACGGACAGGTGATGACGCTGCTGCCGCCGGAGCGCATCGCCGCGCTCTGCCGTACCGCCGGATTCGAGTTCGTCGACGGCCCGTTCGAATACCTCCACGATGCCGACCCCGGCCAGCGCTCAGTCTGGCGGGCCGTCCTGCGACCGACGGGGACACGATGA